The following are encoded together in the Zingiber officinale cultivar Zhangliang chromosome 8A, Zo_v1.1, whole genome shotgun sequence genome:
- the LOC122012480 gene encoding vicilin Car i 2.0101-like: MAITKEKALLAVLLFLSLYLLSAASVLSHNSVDPQRRLEQCQQECRQSRQGEAQRRQCEQRCEEEYRSEQRRSRGDDLVEMRRDPQERLRQCKQKCWQQQHDPRQVQQCEMQCEQRYEEERGRDETNRDPEEELRRCERRCDQQRGDARQQEQCQRRCEERYQEERERRERGCDAVGNRDPREEFRRCQQRCEEERRDPRRQQQCQWKCEEQYREQREREELGRGGSGGNRDLREEYRRCEDDCEQQYRDPRKMRQCRSQCEEECREHERRGRGGREDPAIEMV, from the coding sequence ATGGCGATCACCAAAGAAAAAGCACTCCTAGCAGtgctcctcttcctctccctttacCTCCTATCGGCTGCTTCCGTGCTCTCGCACAACAGCGTCGATCCCCAGCGCCGGCTCGAGCAGTGCCAGCAAGAGTGCCGCCAGAGTCGGCAGGGCGAAGCTCAGCGGCGCCAGTGCGAGCAAAGGTGCGAGGAGGAATACCGCAGCGAACAGAGAAGGAGCAGGGGAGACGATCTGGTGGAGATGCGTCGAGATCCTCAAGAGAGGCTTCGCCAATGCAAGCAGAAGTGCTGGCAGCAGCAGCATGACCCGCGCCAGGTGCAGCAATGCGAGATGCAGTGCGAGCAGCGGTATGAGGAGGAGCGAGGACGCGACGAGACGAACAGAGACCCCGAGGAAGAACTCCGCCGGTGCGAGCGGCGTTGTGATCAGCAGCGCGGCGACGCCCGGCAGCAAGAGCAGTGCCAAAGGAGATGCGAGGAGCGTTACCAAGAGGAGCGCGAGCGCAGAGAGCGTGGCTGCGATGCCGTAGGGAACCGCGACCCTCGGGAGGAATTCCGGCGATGCCAACAACGGTGTGAAGAGGAGCGTCGCGACCCGCGCCGACAACAGCAATGCCAATGGAAGTGCGAGGAGCAGTACCGGGAACAGCGGGAACGGGAAGAGCTCGGCCGTGGCGGGTCCGGCGGCAACAGGGATCTTCGGGAGGAATACCGCCGGTGCGAGGATGACTGCGAACAGCAATATCGCGACCCTCGCAAAATGAGGCAGTGCCGCAGCCAATGCGAGGAGGAGTGCAGAGAGCACGAACGAAGGGGCCGTGGGGGGCGTGAAGATCCAGCGATAGAGATGGTGTAA